The Solibacillus sp. FSL W7-1464 genome contains a region encoding:
- a CDS encoding proline dehydrogenase family protein, translated as MALRDFFISLSENQTLNNAAQQYGLKLGAQSVVAGTTLEEVIESIRKLNEQGISCTVDNLGEYVTDESEATQAKEEILAMIEAIQVEELDAHISLKPSQLGLDVDIDFCYDNLYEIVERAHEYGIFVNFDMEDYKRLQPSFDIVEELAKSFDNVGTVIQAYFHRAKDDIENFKDFRLRVVKGAYKESEEVAYQDKLDIDINFIELIEYHLAHGHFTSIATHDHNIIKHVKYYVEQYDIPKEKFEFQMLYGFRKDLQLELAREGYQVCVYVPYGKDWYGYFMRRLAERPQNVSLVTKQVFNKKTNTLLAVAAGAYLLGRLTKRK; from the coding sequence ATGGCATTACGTGATTTTTTCATTTCATTATCCGAAAATCAAACTCTTAACAATGCAGCACAGCAATACGGGTTAAAGTTGGGTGCACAAAGCGTTGTTGCAGGGACAACTCTCGAAGAAGTAATCGAAAGTATCCGTAAATTAAATGAGCAAGGAATTTCTTGCACTGTTGATAATTTAGGCGAATACGTTACTGATGAATCTGAAGCTACCCAAGCAAAAGAAGAAATTTTAGCTATGATCGAAGCCATTCAGGTTGAAGAACTGGATGCACACATTTCCTTGAAACCTTCACAGCTGGGATTGGATGTCGATATCGACTTCTGCTACGACAATTTATATGAAATTGTGGAACGCGCCCATGAATACGGGATTTTCGTCAATTTTGATATGGAGGATTATAAGCGACTTCAGCCGTCATTCGATATTGTGGAAGAACTTGCAAAATCGTTCGATAATGTAGGAACAGTCATTCAAGCTTATTTCCACCGCGCAAAGGACGATATTGAAAACTTCAAGGATTTTCGTCTACGGGTTGTAAAGGGTGCCTATAAAGAATCGGAAGAAGTAGCTTATCAGGATAAACTCGATATTGATATCAACTTTATTGAGCTGATTGAATATCATTTAGCGCACGGACATTTTACATCGATCGCCACACATGACCACAATATTATTAAGCATGTGAAGTATTATGTTGAGCAATATGATATTCCAAAAGAAAAATTTGAATTTCAAATGCTTTACGGGTTCCGTAAAGACTTGCAGCTGGAACTTGCACGCGAAGGCTATCAAGTATGTGTATATGTACCATACGGAAAAGACTGGTACGGCTATTTCATGCGCCGCCTGGCTGAACGTCCTCAAAACGTCAGTCTAGTCACTAAGCAAGTGTTCAACAAAAAAACAAACACTCTACTGGCAGTAGCAGCAGGAGCATACCTTCTCGGACGATTAACGAAAAGGAAATAA
- a CDS encoding response regulator transcription factor, which translates to MIRIVIAEDQGMLLGAMKSLLSMEDDMEVVGLAKNGEEAIDMVTELNPDICIMDIEMPIKTGLDAAEALRGSECKIIILTTFARPGYFERARKAGVRGYLLKDSPIEELVNSIRIIMDGRRIYAPELVDFVYEDDSENPLTERESQVLELVAEGKTTKEIAAELYLSAGTVRNYISVILDKLGVGNRIEAIARFKEKGWNKKKM; encoded by the coding sequence ATGATTCGAATTGTAATTGCTGAAGATCAAGGGATGTTGCTTGGGGCGATGAAGTCACTTCTTAGCATGGAAGACGATATGGAAGTAGTCGGCCTTGCCAAAAACGGAGAAGAAGCCATTGATATGGTAACAGAACTGAATCCGGACATTTGTATTATGGATATAGAAATGCCGATTAAAACTGGTCTGGACGCTGCTGAAGCTTTAAGAGGAAGCGAATGCAAAATTATTATTTTAACGACATTTGCGCGCCCGGGTTATTTTGAACGTGCCAGAAAAGCTGGCGTGCGGGGCTATTTATTGAAGGACAGTCCGATAGAGGAGCTTGTCAATTCCATTCGGATTATTATGGATGGACGCCGTATTTACGCACCGGAACTAGTGGATTTTGTATATGAAGACGATAGTGAAAATCCGCTGACGGAACGGGAAAGCCAAGTGCTGGAGCTTGTTGCGGAAGGGAAGACGACAAAGGAAATTGCCGCAGAGCTCTATTTGTCGGCGGGTACGGTACGGAACTATATTTCCGTCATACTTGATAAGCTTGGTGTCGGCAATCGAATTGAAGCAATCGCACGCTTTAAAGAAAAAGGCTGGAATAAAAAGAAAATGTAA
- a CDS encoding sensor histidine kinase yields MQTWYSIIPKSPMLSIYIWIIFCIMPFFFIIQSFTLWQIILGITLILSYFLCHYFSFSAKPGLKYMWISFQMLLNIAMTLVFGYVYLALFTAFFIGNIKQPVGFYIMYGLHIGFTVLSIVGGYFIFLDLFLSQTPFIIINMLGVVLLPFTLFSKTRRENLEGELETARERISELTVIEERQRIARDLHDTLGQKLSMIGLKSDLAARLVEKNPEQAILEIKDIRQTASVALKEVRELVADMRAVRIEEELYRVEQILKAAQIKLRLNGDKSEIQMPILAENVISMCLKEAVTNIVKHSKATICRISFYQSDDEFKIMIQDNGVGFERSNTLLGGSGLKGMQERIGFINGSLEIESDEGTTVVLKIPLAITHQKGENVK; encoded by the coding sequence ATGCAAACATGGTATAGTATCATCCCGAAAAGTCCGATGTTGAGTATTTATATATGGATAATCTTTTGTATTATGCCATTTTTCTTCATTATACAATCATTCACATTATGGCAGATTATTTTAGGAATCACCTTAATTTTAAGTTATTTCTTATGTCATTATTTTTCTTTCAGTGCTAAACCTGGGCTGAAATATATGTGGATCAGCTTCCAAATGTTGCTGAATATCGCAATGACGCTTGTATTTGGCTACGTATATCTGGCGCTGTTTACGGCATTTTTTATCGGTAATATTAAACAGCCGGTTGGATTTTATATTATGTATGGCTTACATATAGGCTTTACTGTTCTTTCGATTGTCGGAGGGTATTTCATCTTCCTTGACTTATTTTTATCGCAGACGCCATTTATCATTATTAATATGCTGGGTGTGGTGCTCTTGCCGTTTACGCTCTTTTCAAAAACGCGACGGGAAAACTTGGAAGGTGAGCTGGAAACGGCGAGGGAACGAATTTCAGAATTGACGGTGATTGAAGAACGTCAGCGTATTGCCCGTGATTTACACGATACACTTGGTCAAAAACTTTCGATGATTGGTCTGAAAAGTGATTTGGCTGCACGACTGGTAGAGAAAAATCCGGAACAAGCCATTCTGGAAATAAAGGATATTCGTCAAACAGCGAGTGTCGCGCTAAAAGAAGTGCGTGAACTTGTAGCGGATATGCGGGCTGTCAGAATTGAGGAAGAGCTTTACCGGGTTGAACAAATTTTAAAAGCAGCCCAAATTAAACTGCGGTTAAATGGAGATAAAAGTGAAATTCAAATGCCGATTCTAGCGGAAAATGTTATTAGTATGTGCTTGAAGGAAGCAGTTACAAATATCGTGAAACATAGTAAGGCGACAATTTGCCGCATTAGCTTTTATCAAAGTGATGATGAATTCAAAATAATGATTCAGGATAATGGGGTTGGTTTTGAACGTTCCAATACATTACTAGGTGGAAGTGGTTTGAAAGGAATGCAGGAGCGTATTGGATTTATCAATGGTTCACTTGAAATAGAGAGCGATGAAGGGACGACGGTTGTACTGAAAATACCGTTGGCGATCACGCATCAAAAGGGAGAGAACGTGAAATGA
- a CDS encoding fatty acid desaturase, with product MVSTHTDKTKQLRKDVAPFAKSETRLSIQQILNTLVPLVLIWGAGYVLLQYSPWYTALCSILASGFVIRAFIIFHDCTHGSFFKSKKANAIIGNITGIVTSFPYEKWKREHTIHHATSSNLDKRGIGDIDMLTVDEYLEKSKLSRLGYRLYRNPIVMFGLGPLFMVLILNRINRKDAKRKERLNTYFNNIALLIICTTLILIFGWSTFLLVHGLTLFVAGALGIWLFYIQHTYEDSYFEVDSEWDYVKAAVEGSSYYKLPKVLQWITGNIGFHHVHHLSPRVPNYKLEDAHESIKPLQQATTITLKTSLESIRYKLYDAENYRFITFKEAAELEATRDRTVAN from the coding sequence ATGGTAAGCACACATACAGATAAAACAAAGCAGCTGAGAAAAGATGTTGCACCGTTCGCAAAATCAGAAACTCGACTTAGTATTCAACAAATATTAAATACGCTTGTACCGCTTGTATTAATTTGGGGGGCGGGTTATGTATTACTCCAGTACTCTCCATGGTATACGGCATTATGTAGTATCTTAGCTTCAGGATTTGTTATTCGTGCATTTATTATTTTCCATGACTGTACACACGGTTCATTCTTCAAAAGCAAAAAGGCGAATGCCATTATCGGAAATATTACAGGTATTGTGACATCGTTCCCATATGAAAAGTGGAAGCGCGAGCATACGATCCACCACGCGACAAGTTCAAACTTGGATAAGCGCGGGATTGGCGATATCGATATGCTGACAGTTGATGAATACTTGGAAAAATCAAAATTAAGTCGTTTAGGTTATCGTTTATACCGCAACCCGATTGTCATGTTTGGTTTAGGGCCACTATTTATGGTACTTATACTGAATCGTATAAATCGTAAAGATGCAAAGCGTAAAGAGCGCCTAAACACTTATTTCAATAACATCGCTTTATTGATTATTTGTACAACCCTTATTTTAATATTTGGTTGGTCTACGTTTTTATTAGTACATGGTTTAACATTGTTTGTTGCAGGTGCATTAGGGATCTGGCTGTTCTATATTCAGCATACTTACGAAGATTCATACTTTGAAGTTGATTCGGAGTGGGATTATGTAAAAGCTGCAGTAGAGGGAAGCTCATATTACAAATTACCGAAAGTACTGCAATGGATTACAGGTAATATCGGGTTCCACCACGTACATCACTTGTCACCGCGAGTACCGAACTATAAGCTGGAAGATGCGCATGAATCGATCAAGCCGCTTCAACAGGCAACAACGATTACATTAAAGACAAGCTTAGAGTCGATTCGCTATAAATTATATGATGCCGAGAACTATCGCTTTATTACATTTAAAGAAGCGGCCGAACTTGAGGCAACGCGCGATCGAACTGTTGCAAACTAA
- a CDS encoding GNAT family N-acetyltransferase has protein sequence MIRRATKEDIPAILEIFNDNIRNSTAIYMYEEQTLENRLQWFEQKQASDYPLFVFDEKGEVAGYATYGSFRDYPANLYTVEHSVYVHKDHYKKGIASKLMKAIIEEANAKGIKTMVGCIDKENIASIKIHEKFGFLYSGTIRNAGYKFGKWLDLVFYQLDLDGPQNPREN, from the coding sequence ATGATTCGACGCGCAACAAAAGAAGATATACCGGCGATTTTGGAAATATTTAATGATAATATCCGAAACTCCACAGCGATATATATGTATGAAGAACAAACTTTGGAAAACCGCCTGCAATGGTTTGAACAGAAGCAGGCTTCGGATTACCCGCTCTTCGTATTTGATGAAAAGGGAGAAGTAGCGGGTTATGCAACGTACGGAAGCTTTCGTGATTATCCGGCGAACCTATATACAGTAGAACATTCAGTATACGTGCATAAAGATCATTATAAAAAAGGGATTGCAAGTAAACTGATGAAAGCCATTATAGAGGAAGCAAATGCAAAAGGTATAAAGACGATGGTTGGCTGTATCGATAAAGAGAATATCGCCAGTATTAAAATTCATGAGAAATTCGGATTTTTGTACAGCGGAACAATCCGTAATGCCGGTTATAAATTCGGTAAGTGGCTGGATTTAGTATTTTACCAATTAGATTTGGATGGTCCACAAAATCCGCGGGAGAACTAA
- the metH gene encoding methionine synthase: MYNHPIHEQLQKRILIIDGAMGTMLQAENLTYEDFGGEDLDGCNENLVLTRPDVLGKIHREYLAAGADIICTNTFGGTPLVLDEYNLGDKAVEINKRAVEIALEAAKEFSTPEWPRFVAGAIGPTTKTLSVTGGITFEELEENFYIQAKALIEAGADLILMETSQDMLNVKAGTIAIHRAFEELGKELPVMISGTIEPMGTTLAGQSIEAFYISIEHIKPLSVGLNCATGPEFMTDHIRSLAELSNGYISCYPNAGLPDEEGCYHETPDSLSKKLQGFAEKGWLNIVGGCCGTTPAHISAIREAVEGYKPREPKDVTHGHVVSGIEPLQYDESMRPLFIGERTNVIGSRKFKNLIVDGKFEEAAEIARAQVKNGAHVIDICLANPDRDEVEDMKNFMQEVVKKVKVPLVIDSTDEKVMEVALKFSQGKAIINSINLEDGEERFDAVMPLVKKYGASLVVGTIDETGMAITREQKLEVAKRSYKLLTEKWGMSAEDIIFDPLMFPVGTGDEQYIGAAEETIEGIRLIKEHLPGCLTVLGVSNVSFGLPPVGREVLNAVYLYHCTQAGLDYAIVNTEKLERYASIPEEEIKLANDLIFNTNDETLAVFTDFYRDKKKDAVVKELPATVEERLAYYILEGTKEGLIEDLNAALEKFDTPLDIINGPLMAGMAEVGKLFNENQLIVAEVLQSAGVMKAAVAHLEQFMEKGDTSANKGTMVLATVKGDVHDIGKNLVDIILSNNGYRVVDLGIKVTPAQLIETIRREKPDFVGLSGLLVKSAQQMVITAQDFKEAGIDIPILVGGAALSRRFTETKIADQYDGPVIYSKDAMQGLDQANRLMNKNERNVLLEELRDAREKRLESDAKRAARPAVAVLEKPVRTVGDAAVWKPKDLVPHIKPDYSVAHLHPYVNMRTLIGHHLGLKGNLEQLLADQDDRAILLNDLVNGYLTSGGLNASGMYQFFPAQSDGDDVVVYSPEDAKTEIQRFTFPRQQAAPYLCLSDYLKPVDSGEMDYIALMVVTAGKGVSEKANELKQAGKFLESHALQATALELAEGFAERIHQEIRDQWGFPDATDFTMRDRFAAKYQGQRFSFGYPACPNLEDQEKLFSLLKPEKIGVHLTEGFMMEPEASVSAIVFAHPDARYFNV; this comes from the coding sequence ATGTATAATCACCCAATTCATGAGCAATTACAAAAAAGAATACTTATCATCGATGGTGCCATGGGGACGATGCTTCAGGCAGAAAACCTAACATACGAAGATTTTGGCGGTGAAGATTTAGATGGTTGTAATGAAAACCTGGTACTGACGAGACCGGATGTATTGGGCAAAATTCACCGTGAATATTTAGCTGCTGGTGCTGATATTATTTGTACAAATACGTTTGGCGGAACACCTCTTGTTCTGGATGAATATAACTTAGGCGACAAGGCGGTTGAAATTAATAAGCGGGCGGTTGAAATTGCACTGGAAGCGGCAAAAGAGTTTTCGACACCGGAATGGCCGCGCTTTGTTGCAGGTGCAATCGGGCCTACGACAAAAACATTGTCGGTAACAGGCGGTATTACATTTGAAGAGTTGGAAGAAAACTTTTATATACAGGCAAAAGCGCTAATCGAAGCTGGGGCGGATCTAATCTTAATGGAAACTTCCCAGGACATGCTGAATGTTAAAGCAGGAACGATTGCGATTCACCGAGCATTTGAAGAACTTGGCAAAGAGCTGCCTGTCATGATTTCAGGGACAATTGAGCCAATGGGAACAACGCTTGCCGGGCAATCGATCGAAGCATTTTATATTTCAATCGAACATATTAAACCATTGTCTGTCGGACTGAACTGTGCAACAGGTCCGGAATTTATGACTGATCATATCCGTTCATTGGCGGAACTTTCGAATGGATATATAAGCTGTTATCCGAATGCCGGTTTACCGGACGAAGAAGGCTGCTACCATGAAACGCCGGATTCATTATCGAAAAAACTGCAAGGATTCGCAGAAAAAGGCTGGCTGAACATCGTAGGTGGCTGCTGTGGTACCACGCCGGCGCATATCTCGGCAATCCGTGAAGCAGTAGAGGGCTATAAACCGCGCGAGCCGAAAGACGTAACACACGGACATGTCGTATCAGGTATCGAGCCATTGCAATACGACGAATCTATGCGCCCATTATTTATCGGGGAGCGAACGAATGTAATCGGCTCCCGTAAATTCAAAAACCTGATTGTTGACGGCAAATTTGAAGAAGCTGCGGAAATAGCACGTGCACAAGTGAAAAATGGAGCACACGTTATCGATATTTGTTTAGCAAACCCTGACCGCGATGAAGTGGAAGATATGAAAAACTTCATGCAGGAAGTTGTAAAAAAAGTCAAAGTGCCGCTTGTAATTGACTCTACAGATGAAAAGGTAATGGAAGTCGCACTGAAGTTTTCGCAAGGAAAGGCGATTATTAACTCGATTAACCTGGAAGATGGGGAAGAGCGTTTCGATGCGGTAATGCCACTTGTGAAAAAATATGGAGCTTCACTTGTTGTCGGTACAATCGATGAGACTGGAATGGCCATTACACGTGAGCAAAAGCTTGAAGTAGCGAAGCGTTCTTATAAGCTCTTAACTGAAAAATGGGGCATGTCAGCTGAAGATATTATCTTTGACCCGCTAATGTTCCCTGTAGGTACTGGGGATGAACAATATATAGGTGCCGCTGAGGAAACGATCGAAGGAATTCGCCTTATTAAAGAACATTTACCTGGCTGTTTAACAGTGCTTGGTGTAAGTAATGTTTCGTTCGGTCTACCGCCTGTTGGACGTGAAGTATTGAATGCGGTTTACTTATATCACTGTACACAAGCTGGCTTGGACTATGCGATTGTAAATACTGAAAAACTGGAGCGCTATGCATCGATTCCTGAAGAGGAAATCAAGCTGGCGAACGATCTAATCTTCAATACAAACGATGAAACACTTGCTGTATTTACTGACTTTTACCGCGATAAAAAGAAAGATGCCGTTGTGAAAGAATTACCGGCAACAGTGGAAGAACGTCTTGCGTATTATATATTGGAAGGTACGAAAGAAGGGTTAATTGAAGATTTAAATGCTGCACTCGAAAAATTCGATACACCGCTTGATATTATTAATGGACCATTAATGGCAGGGATGGCGGAAGTCGGCAAGCTGTTTAATGAAAACCAGCTGATTGTAGCGGAAGTGCTTCAAAGTGCCGGTGTTATGAAAGCAGCGGTCGCACATCTGGAGCAGTTTATGGAAAAGGGCGATACGAGTGCCAATAAAGGGACAATGGTATTGGCGACAGTAAAAGGCGATGTTCATGATATCGGGAAAAACCTGGTCGACATTATTTTAAGTAATAACGGCTATCGTGTTGTAGATTTAGGAATTAAAGTAACACCTGCACAACTGATTGAAACCATTCGAAGAGAGAAACCGGATTTTGTCGGCTTATCGGGTTTACTTGTAAAATCAGCTCAGCAAATGGTCATTACAGCACAGGACTTTAAAGAAGCCGGTATTGATATTCCAATATTAGTAGGGGGCGCGGCATTGTCACGTCGCTTTACTGAAACGAAAATTGCCGATCAGTATGATGGGCCGGTAATCTATTCAAAAGATGCGATGCAAGGTTTGGATCAGGCGAATCGCTTAATGAATAAAAATGAGCGTAATGTATTATTGGAAGAATTACGTGATGCACGGGAAAAACGTCTGGAATCGGATGCGAAGCGTGCAGCACGTCCGGCAGTGGCAGTACTGGAAAAGCCTGTACGAACAGTGGGGGATGCCGCTGTTTGGAAGCCAAAAGATTTAGTGCCGCATATTAAACCGGATTATTCGGTCGCTCATTTACATCCGTATGTGAATATGCGTACATTGATCGGCCATCATTTAGGGCTTAAAGGGAACTTGGAACAATTGCTTGCCGATCAGGATGACCGCGCCATTTTATTGAATGATTTGGTGAATGGTTATTTAACAAGCGGTGGATTGAATGCATCAGGAATGTATCAGTTCTTCCCGGCACAATCCGATGGTGATGATGTTGTCGTATACAGTCCGGAAGATGCGAAAACGGAAATTCAGCGCTTCACATTCCCGCGCCAGCAAGCAGCACCATATTTATGTTTATCGGATTATTTAAAGCCGGTAGATAGTGGTGAAATGGACTATATTGCATTAATGGTCGTAACGGCAGGCAAAGGCGTAAGCGAAAAAGCAAATGAACTGAAACAAGCAGGGAAATTCTTGGAGAGCCATGCACTACAGGCGACTGCACTTGAACTTGCGGAAGGATTTGCAGAACGTATCCACCAGGAAATCCGGGACCAATGGGGCTTCCCGGATGCAACGGACTTTACGATGCGTGATCGTTTCGCAGCGAAATATCAAGGACAACGATTCAGCTTCGGCTATCCGGCATGTCCAAATCTGGAAGACCAGGAGAAACTGTTCTCTCTATTGAAACCGGAAAAAATTGGCGTACACTTAACGGAAGGCTTTATGATGGAGCCGGAAGCAAGTGTGTCGGCAATTGTGTTTGCTCACCCGGATGCACGTTATTTTAATGTATAA
- a CDS encoding bifunctional homocysteine S-methyltransferase/methylenetetrahydrofolate reductase: MGLLEELQTRVLTADGAIGTLLYSYGLDYCHEEMNIARPDIIEKIHSEYIAAGADIIQTNTYGANRIKLARYGYENRVMEFNEAALKIAKRAASLDGQYVLATIGGIRGIRKSDATLDEILFAFQEQAEVLLAGQPDGFLLETYYDFEELSQCVHLLRSMTDLPIIAQVTMQEPGVLQNLMSLNEALQDLERLGADIVGSNCRLGPFHTIQAFEGVNLPNKAFLSAYPNASLLDIEDGRVVYESETDYFARAAVELVNQGVRLIGGCCGTTPKHIAAVKKRLANMQPIDTKEEKPGYTQFVRIPEPRKQEPLHEKAKRERSVIVELDTPRHLEIDGFVEGAKQLAKAGADVVMMADNSLASPRISNIAMAAILKEHGIRSLPHLTCRDRNLIGLQSHLMGLDALELHDILVVTGDPTKVGDFPGATSVYDVSSMELISLIKQLNKGGSFTGKSLRKQANFSVAAAFNPNVRVLDRAVARLEKKIEHGADYFISQPVYTKEKIIEIYEATKHLETPIYIGIMPLTSSRSAEFLHHEVPGIKLSDEVLARMAACGDDKEASTAEGIAIAKELLDTACKYFNGIYLITPFLRYDMTLELMDYVKQYDVESKGVQSNV, translated from the coding sequence ATGGGTTTACTTGAAGAATTACAAACACGGGTTTTAACAGCAGACGGGGCAATCGGAACACTTCTTTATTCATATGGGTTGGATTATTGTCATGAAGAGATGAATATTGCACGTCCTGATATTATAGAAAAAATTCATAGTGAATATATTGCGGCAGGTGCGGATATTATTCAGACAAATACATACGGAGCTAACCGGATTAAGCTTGCGCGTTATGGCTATGAAAATCGTGTGATGGAATTTAATGAAGCTGCGCTGAAAATCGCTAAGCGTGCTGCTTCTCTGGATGGGCAATATGTTCTGGCGACAATCGGTGGTATTCGCGGAATCCGTAAAAGTGACGCGACATTAGATGAAATTTTATTTGCATTCCAAGAACAAGCGGAAGTACTGCTAGCTGGTCAACCTGATGGATTCTTACTGGAAACCTATTACGATTTTGAAGAATTATCACAATGTGTCCATCTCTTACGTTCGATGACCGATTTACCGATCATTGCCCAAGTGACGATGCAGGAGCCGGGCGTCCTTCAAAATTTAATGTCTCTGAACGAAGCACTTCAGGATTTGGAAAGATTGGGTGCGGATATTGTTGGGAGTAACTGCCGATTAGGTCCTTTCCATACGATTCAGGCATTTGAAGGAGTCAATTTACCGAATAAGGCATTTCTGTCGGCTTACCCAAATGCATCATTATTGGATATTGAAGATGGCCGTGTTGTCTATGAATCGGAAACCGATTATTTCGCTCGTGCAGCCGTTGAACTTGTAAACCAAGGAGTCCGTTTAATTGGCGGTTGCTGCGGAACAACACCGAAGCATATTGCGGCGGTGAAAAAACGTTTGGCGAATATGCAGCCAATTGATACGAAGGAAGAAAAACCTGGATATACACAATTCGTCCGTATTCCGGAGCCGCGTAAGCAGGAGCCGCTCCATGAAAAAGCCAAACGTGAACGTTCTGTTATTGTGGAGCTTGATACACCGCGTCATCTGGAAATTGACGGATTTGTCGAAGGGGCAAAACAGCTGGCAAAAGCGGGCGCCGATGTTGTTATGATGGCTGATAACTCACTTGCTTCGCCGCGCATCAGTAATATTGCGATGGCTGCTATTTTGAAAGAGCATGGAATTCGTTCGTTGCCGCATTTAACATGCCGTGACCGAAATTTAATTGGGCTTCAGTCACATTTAATGGGACTTGATGCACTGGAACTTCATGATATTCTGGTCGTGACAGGGGACCCGACAAAAGTGGGGGATTTCCCAGGCGCGACGAGTGTATATGATGTTTCGTCAATGGAGCTTATTTCTCTTATTAAGCAGTTAAATAAAGGCGGTTCATTTACCGGGAAATCACTCCGTAAACAGGCGAATTTCTCGGTAGCTGCTGCCTTTAATCCGAATGTGCGTGTATTGGACCGTGCTGTTGCCCGTTTAGAGAAGAAAATCGAGCATGGGGCAGATTATTTTATTTCACAGCCGGTTTATACAAAAGAAAAGATTATCGAAATCTATGAGGCGACCAAGCATTTGGAAACACCGATCTATATCGGGATTATGCCATTAACATCTTCGCGCAGCGCAGAATTTTTACATCATGAAGTACCGGGTATTAAATTGTCCGATGAAGTACTTGCGCGTATGGCTGCCTGCGGGGATGACAAGGAAGCATCGACAGCAGAAGGAATCGCAATTGCGAAAGAGCTGCTCGATACGGCATGCAAATACTTTAACGGTATTTATTTAATTACGCCGTTTTTACGCTATGATATGACGCTGGAATTGATGGACTATGTAAAACAATATGATGTGGAAAGTAAAGGAGTTCAGTCGAATGTATAA